One region of Deltaproteobacteria bacterium genomic DNA includes:
- a CDS encoding PilZ domain-containing protein: MTSKERRKYPRVPIRWPASLLTADGKISGETGDISLEGAFVHCRQLLRQNDTILLTIRAPHGYLKVVAEVVWTAVSSGQEHQNVSGVGLHFLWV, encoded by the coding sequence ATGACGTCGAAGGAGCGACGCAAGTATCCCAGGGTCCCAATAAGATGGCCTGCTTCATTGTTGACAGCAGATGGGAAAATTTCCGGTGAGACAGGAGATATTAGCCTGGAAGGCGCATTCGTCCATTGCCGGCAGCTGCTTAGACAGAATGATACTATTCTTCTCACCATCCGGGCTCCGCACGGCTATTTGAAGGTGGTGGCCGAGGTAGTCTGGACTGCTGTTTCAAGCGGCCAGGAACACCAGAATGTTTCTGGAGTGGGTCTTCATTTCCTGTGGGTCTGA
- a CDS encoding LysM peptidoglycan-binding domain-containing protein, with amino-acid sequence MPWQQSETALIAANKEEKVIATRSEVDEVVLEQAELPATADTTNGSDMGAVTEEPETGQKRIDEALEIYQEALDSWNQGEPEKAIDLLDQTYMTISSIDSDENPEIIQQKEDLRLLISKRILEIYAARSQLQLGNSTEIPLAMNDYVALEIKRFQTKERDFFVQAYRRSGKYRPYIVAEMRKANLPEDLSWLPLIESGFKVKALSRARALGLWQFIASTAYRFDLRRDRWVDERMDLERSTQAAITYLKALHDLFGDWTTVLAAYNCGEGNVLRVIRQQHLNYLDNFWDLYSLLPQETARYVPRFLAALHIIRNPEKYGFAYLQIDQPLVYEKVQINKQMRLRDIASALNLPSRVLEDLNPSLRYKATPNYTFSLNVPVDKGVLLVSKLEQIPRWRPPKRTFLVHRVRRGETLSEIARRYRVSMRRIVRANHLRSASRIRAGQRLKIPLRGQVVMASSQVVYKGGSTIHYKVRRGDSLWRIAKRFNTTVDNIKQLNGIESNFLQSGQVLQVKTGNP; translated from the coding sequence ATGCCGTGGCAGCAGTCCGAAACCGCCCTGATTGCCGCCAACAAGGAAGAAAAAGTTATAGCAACACGCTCGGAGGTAGATGAGGTTGTCCTGGAGCAAGCAGAGCTGCCCGCCACTGCTGATACTACCAATGGCTCTGATATGGGTGCTGTGACAGAAGAGCCAGAAACCGGGCAAAAACGTATTGACGAAGCACTGGAGATCTACCAAGAAGCACTCGATTCATGGAATCAGGGAGAACCTGAAAAGGCAATCGATCTTCTTGATCAGACTTACATGACCATCTCCTCTATAGATTCTGACGAAAACCCAGAGATTATCCAGCAGAAAGAAGATCTTCGGCTGCTGATATCCAAACGCATCCTGGAGATATATGCTGCCAGATCCCAGCTGCAGTTGGGGAACAGCACAGAAATTCCCCTGGCCATGAACGATTATGTAGCCCTAGAGATCAAGAGGTTCCAGACCAAGGAAAGAGACTTTTTTGTCCAGGCGTACCGGAGGTCAGGAAAATACCGCCCTTACATAGTGGCAGAGATGAGAAAGGCCAACCTGCCTGAGGATCTTTCCTGGCTGCCTCTTATAGAGAGCGGCTTCAAGGTCAAGGCCCTTTCCAGAGCAAGGGCCTTGGGATTGTGGCAGTTCATTGCCTCGACTGCCTACCGCTTCGACCTTCGCCGAGACCGTTGGGTGGATGAGCGCATGGACCTGGAGCGCTCCACTCAGGCAGCCATTACTTACCTCAAGGCGCTGCACGACCTCTTTGGAGACTGGACCACCGTACTGGCTGCCTACAATTGTGGTGAGGGCAACGTACTGCGAGTAATCCGCCAGCAGCATCTGAATTATCTGGACAACTTCTGGGATCTCTATTCACTGCTACCTCAGGAAACGGCCCGTTACGTACCGCGGTTTCTAGCGGCTCTCCACATAATTCGCAATCCTGAAAAATACGGCTTTGCCTATCTGCAAATTGATCAGCCTCTCGTTTATGAAAAGGTTCAGATCAACAAGCAGATGCGATTGAGGGACATTGCTTCGGCCCTGAATCTTCCATCACGGGTCCTGGAAGATCTGAACCCCTCTTTGCGGTACAAGGCAACACCCAACTATACTTTTTCTCTGAATGTGCCAGTTGACAAAGGAGTGCTGCTCGTCAGCAAGCTAGAGCAGATTCCACGTTGGCGACCGCCAAAGCGGACCTTCCTGGTACACCGGGTGAGGCGCGGAGAAACACTGTCTGAAATCGCCAGGCGATACCGCGTTTCCATGCGTCGTATAGTCCGCGCCAACCATCTGCGCAGTGCCAGCAGAATACGGGCAGGACAACGTCTGAAGATTCCTCTCAGAGGTCAGGTAGTAATGGCAAGCAGTCAGGTTGTCTACAAGGGCGGCTCGACAATCCACTACAAAGTAAGGCGGGGGGATTCACTCTGGCGAATTGCCAAGCGTTTCAACACGACAGTGGACAATATCAAGCAGCTGAATGGCATCGAGTCCAATTTCCTCCAGTCAGGGCAGGTCTTGCAGGTCAAGACAGGAAATCCCTGA
- a CDS encoding TrkA family potassium uptake protein, giving the protein MGQFAIIGIGNFGFYLGRQLYVKGHEVIALDISKGQIQKVKDFVTQAIVADATDRETLESLGLRDVDAAVVCIGTRMQAAILATLHLKELGVRRILAKATSEEQGRILRKIGADEILFPERDLALGVAGRLDNPNMLDYLPFVEGYSIAELKTPPHFVNKTLKDLDLTNRFGVQVLAVKEASRGITLIPTAGFQVKDGDKLIVLGPEKKLKSLQKE; this is encoded by the coding sequence ATGGGTCAGTTTGCCATAATCGGCATTGGGAATTTTGGCTTTTACCTGGGTCGCCAGCTCTATGTCAAGGGCCATGAAGTGATTGCCCTGGATATCAGCAAAGGGCAGATACAAAAGGTCAAAGACTTTGTTACCCAGGCAATTGTGGCTGATGCTACTGATAGAGAGACTCTGGAATCCCTGGGACTTCGGGATGTGGATGCGGCGGTTGTCTGTATCGGTACGAGGATGCAGGCAGCAATTCTTGCTACTTTGCATTTGAAAGAACTTGGAGTCCGGAGGATTCTCGCCAAAGCTACCAGTGAGGAGCAGGGCCGTATTCTGCGAAAAATCGGTGCTGACGAAATACTGTTTCCAGAAAGAGATCTGGCACTTGGGGTAGCCGGGAGACTGGATAATCCTAATATGCTTGATTACCTTCCCTTTGTGGAAGGCTACAGCATTGCCGAGCTGAAAACACCCCCCCACTTCGTCAACAAGACACTCAAGGATTTAGATCTTACCAATCGTTTCGGTGTTCAGGTGCTTGCCGTCAAAGAGGCCTCCAGGGGAATCACTCTTATTCCAACTGCGGGCTTTCAAGTAAAAGATGGTGATAAATTGATAGTGCTGGGGCCTGAGAAGAAGCTGAAATCCCTGCAAAAGGAATAG
- the sfsA gene encoding DNA/RNA nuclease SfsA: MRFPSPLVKGTLLRRYQRFLADVLLENGQSVTAHCPNSGSMMGCNLPGSEVRLSPASNPKRKTQYTWELIRLPATWVGINTHLTNHLVAEALEQHIIAELSPQDEVHREVRLGAHSRIDFLLRRGQLSLYLEAKNITLVEDGIAYFPDAVTDRGRKHLRSLVEAIEDGHQAAICYVIQREDAAVFAPAAHIDPMYAKELRRAHACGMQILAYQARVTPEEIKLTVPVPVDLGISVSSR; this comes from the coding sequence ATGCGTTTCCCCTCGCCACTTGTCAAGGGCACCCTGCTAAGACGCTATCAGCGGTTTCTAGCAGATGTCCTTCTGGAGAACGGCCAGTCTGTTACGGCCCATTGTCCAAATTCTGGCAGCATGATGGGATGCAACTTGCCGGGCAGTGAAGTACGTCTGTCACCAGCCAGCAATCCCAAAAGAAAAACCCAGTATACCTGGGAATTGATCCGCCTGCCTGCCACCTGGGTGGGAATCAACACTCACCTCACCAACCACCTGGTAGCGGAAGCGCTTGAGCAGCACATCATAGCCGAGCTGTCCCCACAAGATGAGGTTCACAGAGAGGTCAGGCTGGGTGCTCACAGCCGCATTGACTTTCTCCTGCGGCGCGGTCAGCTTTCACTCTATCTCGAAGCCAAGAATATTACTCTGGTGGAGGATGGCATAGCTTACTTCCCCGATGCCGTCACAGACAGAGGGCGCAAGCATCTGAGATCACTGGTAGAAGCTATTGAAGATGGCCACCAGGCTGCCATCTGTTATGTGATTCAGAGAGAAGATGCCGCTGTTTTTGCGCCTGCCGCCCATATTGACCCCATGTACGCCAAAGAACTGCGGCGAGCTCATGCATGCGGTATGCAGATCCTGGCCTACCAGGCCCGGGTGACACCAGAAGAGATCAAGCTCACTGTGCCCGTGCCAGTAGACCTCGGCATTTCGGTCAGCAGCAGGTAG